One window of the Corvus moneduloides isolate bCorMon1 chromosome 10, bCorMon1.pri, whole genome shotgun sequence genome contains the following:
- the LOC116448899 gene encoding basic proline-rich protein-like, whose translation MLGGGGANCCSAPRRPGARGGHQGTPPPAPSPGRPPAPGPHSAAAATAPPPPPPPLPYLAAARPPARPALLPRRHRRATAGAAAAQLTAAAGARRCRAPLRPTARGGSEGGRGLHRPATAHRSAPRPRRVGRAPVPPPPPRGGPDRRRPPRARHWRPRRPASGCSAPPGRPRGEPGLSVWRTLLGAALCRGASVNPARREAPHPVPLAQRSSARNGENKRGGKSPERLERVPGPAPPPLARSVQKLRVPKGSPKTFFKNPHTGSSWQSSTQIDLPAVLHNIFITAARSPGGPLGQDWPERGAVGGHAQPGRPRAQRSPASAGESPAQPPLLPWPRCCRRPTPAPTGSGRRWAPKLPAPGGNQNGQGFLLCRGATALCEGQCKQWCSSRWHRYSKDDHIPKTRLKTHGVASLEWTAHLWDTHCPMGFRQCPVTLLKFSQRLPPPPTELGALRGCSRVTEAFRGSLLSIAFSTQQLSRPCSLSHHAEDIHGPPPRAAGSLELLDGCTWL comes from the exons ATGCTGGGCGGCGGCGGAGCCAACTGTTGCTCAGCGCCCCGGCGCCCCGGGGCCCGCGGCGGGCATCAGGGCACACCGCCCCCGGCGCCGTCTCCCGGCCGGCCCCCCGCGCCCGGTCCGCATAGCGCAGCCGCCGCgacggccccgccgccgccgcccccgccgctgcCCTACTTAGCAGCGGCGCGGCCacccgcccgccccgcgcttCTCCCGCGCCGCCATCGCCGAGCGACCGCGGGCGCCGCCGCAGCGCAGCTCACGGCGGCCGCCGGGGCGAGGCGGTgccgcgctccgctccgccccACAGCGCGGGGCGGCAGCGAGGGCGGACGGGGGCTGCACCGCCCCGCCACAGCGCATCGCTccgcgccccgcccccgccgcgtCGGGAGGGCtccggtgccgccgccgccaccgagGGGCGGCCCCGACCGGcggcgcccgccccgcgctcgCCATtggcggccccgccgcccggccTCGGGCTGCAGCGCTccgcccggccgcccccgcggAGAGCCCGGACTGAGCG TGTGGAGGACACTTCTAGGAGCGGCTCTCTGCCGGGGCGCTTCTGTAAACCCTGCCCGGCGGGAGGCTCCTCACCCGGTACCCCTCGCACAGCGGAGCAGCGCCCGTAACGGGGAAAacaaaagaggggggaaaagccCTGAAAGGCTTGAGAGGGTTCCGGGCCCAGCCCCCCCGCCCTTAGCCCGGTCTGTGCAGAAACTCAGAGTTCCCAAAGGTTctccaaaaacattttttaaaaaccctcaCACTGGATCTTCCTGGCAGAGCTCAACACAAATCGATCTGCCCGCAGTTCTTCACAATATTTTTATAACCGCTGCCCGGTCACCAGGCGGCCCCTTGGGTCAGGACTGGCCGGAGCGCGGTGCGGTCGGGGGGCACGCCCAGCCCGGGCGGCCCCGAGCCCAGCGCAGCCCCGCGAGTGCCGGggagagcccagcacagcccccgctcctgccctggccccgctgctgccgccggcCCACACCAGCACCGACCGGCAGCGGCCGGCGGTGGGCCCCGAAACTCCCTGCCCCAGGTGGGAATCAAAACGGGCAGGGCTTTCTCCTGTGTCGTGGAGCCACGGCGCTGTGTGAAGGGCAGTGTAAGCAGTGGTGCAGCTCCAGGTGGCACCGGTACTCTAAAGACGACCACATCCCCAAAACGCGGCTGAAAACGCACGGAGTGGCGAGTCTCGAGTGGACAGCGCACTTGTGGGACACACACTGCCCGATGGGCTTCCGACAATGCCCAGTGACTCTTTTGAAATTTTCTCAGCGGCTTCCTCCGCCGCCGACGGAGCTCGGAGCACTCCGGGGCTGCTCACGAGTTACAGAAGCGTTTCGCGGCTCTCTCCTGTCCATTGCTTTCTCTACCCAGCAGCTCTCGCGTCCGTGCAGCCTCTCCCACCATGCAGAGGATATACACGGcccacctccccgggcagccgggagcctggagctgctggacgGCTGCACCTGGCTCTGA
- the CHST2 gene encoding carbohydrate sulfotransferase 2 — MKVCRRKALALCLGYALLLLLAALNLLEYKWRREPRRCGEPPAAPRHHPPPPPPPAGSRGPAGARRQLVYVFTTWRSGSSFFGELFNQNPEVFFLYEPVWHVWQKLYPGDAVSLQGAARDMLSSLYRCDLSVFQLYSTAGAGKNLTTLGIFGAATNKVICSSPLCPAYRKEVVGMVDDRVCKKCPPQRLSRFQEECHKYHTLVIKGVRVFDLAVLAPLMRDPTLDLKVIHLVRDPRAVASSRIKSRHGLIRESLQVVRSRDPHIHRMPFLDAGHKLGGKKEGGGGSDYHALGAMEVICSSMAKTLQTALHPPDWLQGNYMAVRYEDLVVEPIKTLRQVYGFVNLAVSPEMEKFALNMTSGPGYSSKPFVVSARNATQALSAWRTALSYQQIKQVEEYCHQPMALLGYERVGSPEEVKDLSRTLLRKPRL, encoded by the coding sequence ATGAAAGTGTGCCGGCGGAAGGCGCTGGCGCTGTGCCTCGGCTacgcgctgctgctgctgctcgccGCGCTCAACCTGCTGGAGTACAAGTGGCGGCGGGAGCCGCGGCGCTGCGGGGAGCCCCCGGCAGCCCCCCGCCACCaccccccgccgccgccgccaccggcCGGGAGCCGCGGCCCGGCGGGCGCCCGGCGGCAGCTGGTCTATGTCTTCACCACCTGGCGCTCGGGCTCGTCCTTCTTCGGGGAGCTCTTCAACCAGAACCCCGAGGTCTTTTTCCTCTACGAGCCGGTGTGGCACGTCTGGCAGAAGCTGTACCCCGGTGACGCCGTCTCGCTGCAAGGGGCGGCCCGCGACATGCTGAGCTCCCTGTACCGATGCGACCTCTCCGTCTTCCAGCTCTACAGCACGGCGGGCGCCGGCAAGAACCTCACCACGCTCGGCATCTTCGGGGCGGCCACCAACAAGGTCATCTGCTCCTCACCTCTCTGCCCGGCCTATCGCAAGGAGGTCGTGGGCATGGTGGACGACCGGGTGTGCAAAAAGTGTCCCCCGCAGCGCCTCAGCCGCTTCCAGGAGGAATGCCACAAGTACCACACGCTGGTCATCAAGGGCGTACGTGTCTTTGATCTGGCTGTCCTCGCCCCGCTCATGCGGGACCCGACCCTGGACCTCAAAGTCATCCATCTGGTGCGGGACCCCCGGGCCGTCGCCAGCTCCCGCATCAAGTCCCGGCACGGCCTTATCCGGGAGAGCCTGCAGGTGGTGAGGAGCCGGGACCCCCACATCCACCGCATGCCCTTCCTTGATGCTGGCCACAAGCTGGGCgggaagaaggagggggggggCGGCTCGGACTACCATGCCCTAGGTGCCATGGAGGTCATCTGCAGCAGCATGGCCAAGACCCTGCAGACTGCTCTGCACCCCCCTGACTGGCTCCAGGGCAACTACATGGCCGTGCGCTACGAGGACCTGGTGGTCGAGCCAATCAAGACCCTGCGGCAGGTGTATGGCTTTGTGAACCTGGCAGTCAGCCCGGAGATGGAGAAGTTCGCCCTCAACATGACCAGTGGCCCCGGCTACTCCTCCAAGCCGTTCGTGGTGTCGGCCAGGAACGCCACCCAGGCGCTGAGTGCCTGGAGGACTGCGCTCAGCTACCAGCAGATCAAGCAGGTCGAGGAGTACTGCCACCAGCCCATGGCCCTGCTGGGCTACGAGCGGGTCGGCAGCCCCGAGGAGGTGAAGGACCTCAGCAGAACGTTGCTCAGGAAGCCGCGGCTGTGA